A region from the Candidatus Magasanikbacteria bacterium genome encodes:
- a CDS encoding IFRD domain-containing protein, with the protein MNTKIKENKEERSFPTLVDKSVGSRMEALKQLKTRKDSKLIESILGTLFVSLMSMVLRSTKKGSSLLSWKRKKTFVFWKPSGTSGIVLKKRKGGSKK; encoded by the coding sequence ATGAATACAAAAATTAAAGAAAATAAAGAAGAAAGAAGTTTCCCAACTTTGGTCGACAAGTCTGTTGGCAGTAGAATGGAGGCTTTGAAACAACTTAAAACAAGAAAAGACTCTAAACTTATTGAATCTATTCTTGGGACTTTGTTCGTCTCTTTGATGAGTATGGTTCTGAGATCGACAAAAAAGGGGAGTAGTTTGTTAAGCTGGAAGAGAAAGAAAACCTTCGTCTTTTGGAAGCCGAGTGGCACGAGTGGAATCGTGCTAAAAAAGAGGAAAGGAGGTTCAAAAAAGTAG
- the fba gene encoding class II fructose-1,6-bisphosphate aldolase: MPFVSTKKMFKKAMQEGYAIGAFNINNLEIAQAIVDAAAKTNSPVIIQVSEGAREYAGTEDLVAIVRAELEMSPKLVSALHQDHGSSFEICKSAIKAGFSSVMIDGSHLPFEENVKLTKKVVDYAHKKNITVEAELGELIGEQFDAGEGSEKSEGAYTDPKKAKEFVKRTGCDSLAVSIGTSHGVYKFKGDPKLDLKRLEEIQKMIPKIPLVLHGASSILQKYVKMATKHGAEISGARGVPESVIRKSTKFGVVKVNIDSDLRLAMTATIRKYMDENPGEVDPRKYLGAGRDELEKLIIHKFKAFGCLGKA; encoded by the coding sequence ATGCCATTTGTAAGCACAAAAAAAATGTTTAAAAAAGCAATGCAAGAGGGTTATGCAATTGGTGCTTTTAATATAAATAATCTGGAAATCGCACAAGCGATAGTTGATGCAGCTGCAAAGACAAATTCCCCTGTTATTATCCAGGTTTCAGAGGGTGCTAGAGAATATGCAGGAACAGAAGATCTCGTTGCAATAGTAAGAGCAGAATTGGAAATGAGCCCAAAGTTGGTTTCTGCACTTCATCAAGATCATGGTTCTAGTTTTGAAATATGTAAAAGTGCAATTAAAGCTGGATTTAGCTCTGTGATGATAGATGGTTCACATCTGCCTTTTGAAGAAAATGTAAAACTTACAAAAAAAGTTGTGGATTATGCACATAAAAAAAATATAACAGTAGAAGCAGAACTTGGGGAATTGATTGGAGAACAGTTTGACGCGGGCGAGGGAAGTGAAAAAAGCGAGGGAGCTTATACAGATCCAAAAAAAGCAAAAGAATTTGTAAAAAGGACTGGTTGTGATTCTTTGGCAGTTTCTATTGGAACTTCTCATGGAGTTTATAAATTTAAAGGTGATCCAAAATTAGACTTGAAACGCTTGGAAGAAATTCAAAAAATGATTCCAAAAATACCTTTGGTTTTGCACGGAGCATCTAGTATTTTGCAAAAATATGTAAAAATGGCAACAAAACATGGTGCAGAAATTTCTGGTGCGCGAGGTGTTCCTGAAAGTGTAATTCGTAAATCTACAAAATTTGGTGTGGTAAAAGTAAATATTGATAGTGATTTGCGTTTAGCAATGACTGCCACAATTCGTAAATATATGGATGAAAATCCTGGCGAAGTGGATCCTCGTAAATATTTGGGTGCAGGAAGAGATGAGTTGGAAAAATTAATTATACATAAATTTAAAGCTTTTGGTTGTCTTGGAAAAGCTTAG
- the glmS gene encoding glutamine--fructose-6-phosphate transaminase (isomerizing): MCGIIGYIGKKDASTILLQGLRRLEYRGYDSAGIVCFADKFSIIKSVGKIENLAEKLKFNPVSGNIGIAHTRWATHGGVTEQNAHPHSSCRDEVFLVHNGIIENYRELKKELGFEHNFKSETDSEVLAHLIEKFYNGDIRLAVQKALKKIRGTYGLVVMHKNEPDKMIVARMGSPIVLGVGEGEYFVASDATPLLAHTRDVIFLDDGELAEVSKKGFEIFNLKEQEVQKTIEHIEWNDEQAEKQGYPHFMLKEIFEQPAVFKDAIRGRINEEDGTSHLGGLNMTIEEMHRINRIVLIACGTAYYACMVGKYAFEKLVGIPVEVDVASEFRYRDPIIDKNTLVFAVSQSGETADTLAALREAKRKGAFVRGIVNVVGSTIARETDGGTYIHAGLEFAVASSKAYTNMVAVLLLYALQFGRLNKTSLHQGKEFIEELRQIPQKMDRILEQKEKIRQVAEKYSHYKNFLFLGRGINYPVALEGSLKLKEITYIHSEACPAGEMKHGVNALLSEDFPILAILTKNSLYEKMRSNVEEVKARKSPILLLASEGDFTAQELADDILFTPKTIEILEPLLNTIILQLFAYYTAVKLGRDVDRPRNLAKSVTVE; this comes from the coding sequence ATGTGTGGAATTATAGGTTATATTGGAAAAAAAGATGCTTCTACGATTTTGCTTCAGGGTTTGCGTCGTTTGGAGTATAGGGGGTATGACTCTGCAGGAATAGTTTGTTTTGCAGATAAGTTTTCTATTATAAAATCTGTTGGTAAAATAGAAAATTTAGCTGAAAAATTGAAATTTAATCCAGTTTCTGGAAATATTGGAATTGCTCACACTCGTTGGGCAACTCATGGTGGCGTGACAGAACAAAATGCACACCCTCATTCTTCTTGTAGAGATGAGGTTTTTTTGGTTCACAATGGAATTATAGAAAATTATAGAGAGTTAAAAAAAGAATTAGGATTTGAGCATAATTTTAAATCAGAAACAGATTCAGAAGTTTTGGCACATTTGATAGAAAAATTTTATAATGGTGATATTCGTTTGGCAGTTCAAAAAGCATTGAAAAAAATACGTGGAACTTATGGTTTGGTGGTAATGCACAAAAATGAACCAGATAAAATGATTGTGGCGAGAATGGGAAGTCCTATTGTTTTGGGAGTTGGTGAGGGGGAATATTTTGTGGCAAGCGATGCTACACCACTTTTGGCACATACTAGAGATGTGATTTTTTTGGATGACGGAGAATTGGCAGAAGTTTCAAAAAAAGGTTTTGAAATTTTTAATTTAAAAGAGCAAGAAGTTCAGAAAACAATAGAACATATAGAATGGAATGATGAACAGGCTGAAAAACAAGGATATCCTCACTTTATGCTCAAGGAAATTTTTGAACAGCCTGCTGTTTTTAAGGATGCAATTCGCGGAAGAATAAATGAGGAAGATGGAACTTCACATTTGGGCGGGTTGAATATGACAATAGAGGAAATGCACAGAATAAACAGGATTGTTTTGATAGCTTGTGGAACTGCTTATTATGCATGTATGGTTGGTAAATATGCTTTTGAAAAGTTGGTTGGAATTCCAGTGGAGGTGGATGTTGCAAGTGAGTTTAGATATAGAGATCCAATTATAGATAAAAATACTTTGGTTTTTGCAGTTTCTCAATCTGGTGAAACTGCTGATACTTTGGCGGCATTGCGCGAGGCAAAAAGAAAAGGCGCTTTTGTACGGGGAATTGTAAATGTGGTTGGTTCTACAATTGCGCGTGAGACTGACGGTGGAACTTATATCCATGCTGGTCTTGAGTTTGCTGTTGCCTCTAGCAAGGCTTACACAAATATGGTTGCTGTTTTACTACTTTACGCATTGCAGTTTGGTAGATTAAATAAAACTAGCTTGCACCAAGGAAAAGAATTTATAGAAGAATTAAGGCAAATTCCACAAAAAATGGATAGAATTTTAGAACAAAAAGAAAAAATAAGACAGGTTGCGGAAAAATACTCACATTACAAAAATTTTCTATTTCTTGGTCGTGGAATAAATTATCCTGTTGCTTTGGAAGGGTCACTAAAACTAAAAGAAATTACTTATATTCATAGTGAGGCGTGTCCAGCTGGAGAGATGAAGCATGGTGTAAATGCACTTTTGTCTGAAGATTTTCCTATTCTTGCAATTCTTACAAAAAATAGTTTGTATGAAAAAATGAGGAGTAATGTTGAAGAAGTGAAAGCAAGAAAAAGTCCTATTTTACTACTCGCAAGTGAAGGTGATTTTACGGCACAAGAATTGGCAGATGACATTTTATTTACACCAAAAACAATAGAAATTTTAGAGCCATTATTAAATACAATTATCTTGCAGTTGTTCGCTTATTATACAGCAGTTAAGCTTGGTAGAGATGTCGATAGACCTAGGAATTTGGCTAAGTCTGTGACAGTAGAGTAA
- a CDS encoding ABC transporter permease, producing the protein MRLSDALSLSTRMFRTRPLRTLLTVMGVGVGIGTVLFLVSLGYGLQDAVLSRITTADALLSLDVAPGSSELITLNKDVIDKIKKIPNVEEVSPVISASAQISLENLVGDGTMYAVKPSYFRLSGVDTILGDLFENNTDENPKAIVSSAAVQLFNMNPEDILGKEFNLSFFIPRIDGEGVEHLEIVDKDTMYSIVGVVADDSESFVYIPLASVESVGIENFLETKVKVSSIEAMDNIRLEIVEMGFFVSALKDVIEDAQKIFSIVQLILGLFGLVALTVSAIGMFNTMTVMLLERTNEIGIMRSIGVTRRSIRTLFIVEAMLMGFLGGLGGVGIGILGGEIFNFIINILAKNLGGESVDLFVSPFWFIGVIIFFSTVIGFMTGVFPARRAAKLNPLDALRYK; encoded by the coding sequence ATGAGACTTTCCGACGCTTTGTCGTTATCCACAAGAATGTTTAGAACAAGACCACTTAGAACATTATTAACAGTAATGGGTGTTGGTGTTGGTATTGGAACTGTTCTATTTTTGGTCTCACTTGGTTACGGTCTGCAAGACGCTGTATTAAGTCGTATTACAACGGCAGACGCTTTACTTAGTTTAGATGTTGCACCAGGAAGTTCAGAGTTAATTACTTTAAATAAAGATGTAATTGATAAAATAAAAAAAATTCCAAATGTGGAAGAGGTCAGTCCTGTGATTTCTGCTTCTGCACAAATAAGTTTAGAAAATTTGGTTGGAGACGGAACAATGTATGCTGTCAAACCATCATACTTTAGATTAAGTGGAGTGGATACAATTTTAGGGGATTTATTTGAGAATAATACTGATGAAAATCCAAAAGCAATAGTTTCTTCCGCGGCTGTTCAGTTATTCAATATGAACCCAGAAGATATCTTAGGAAAGGAGTTTAATTTAAGTTTTTTTATTCCACGCATAGATGGCGAAGGTGTGGAGCATTTGGAAATTGTAGATAAGGATACAATGTATTCTATTGTTGGTGTTGTGGCTGATGACTCAGAAAGTTTTGTTTATATCCCTTTGGCTTCGGTAGAAAGTGTCGGAATAGAAAATTTTTTAGAAACAAAAGTAAAAGTCTCTAGTATAGAAGCAATGGACAATATACGACTTGAAATTGTGGAGATGGGTTTTTTTGTTTCTGCACTTAAAGATGTAATTGAAGATGCACAAAAAATATTTAGCATTGTACAATTAATTTTAGGTTTGTTTGGTTTGGTGGCACTTACTGTTTCTGCTATCGGAATGTTCAATACAATGACAGTTATGCTTTTGGAGCGTACAAATGAAATAGGTATTATGAGATCAATCGGCGTCACTCGTAGAAGCATTAGAACTTTATTTATTGTTGAGGCAATGCTAATGGGATTTTTGGGTGGGCTTGGAGGTGTTGGTATTGGAATTTTAGGTGGAGAAATTTTTAATTTTATAATAAATATTTTGGCAAAAAATTTGGGTGGTGAATCTGTTGACTTGTTTGTAAGCCCATTTTGGTTTATTGGTGTTATTATTTTTTTCTCAACTGTTATTGGTTTTATGACTGGTGTTTTTCCTGCCAGGCGTGCAGCCAAATTAAACCCATTAGATGCACTGCGTTACAAATAA
- a CDS encoding NTP transferase domain-containing protein, translating into MDFKKVGVVILAGGRGARLNCTEIPKVMCPIGDKPIISYIVDTLFQIGFEKSSISLVVGFKREKVEEYFGEGFIYAHQKEQLGTGHAAYVGMQKLPKEIEIVLVLNGDDSAFYKKESLVNFIQSHLENNATISLLTTELDHPIGYGRVIRKNNSFKIIEKEYLTEEQEKVQEISTGTFVFDRFWYEGVFPNMPKMRAINEYGIPAAIMMARDENKKIQAVLLEDRKEWYGVNKPHELEEANKRKQIK; encoded by the coding sequence ATGGATTTTAAAAAAGTTGGAGTAGTAATTTTGGCAGGAGGAAGAGGTGCTAGATTGAATTGTACTGAAATTCCTAAGGTTATGTGCCCAATTGGGGATAAACCGATTATAAGCTATATTGTAGATACTTTATTTCAAATTGGGTTTGAAAAAAGTAGTATTTCTCTTGTTGTTGGTTTTAAGAGAGAAAAAGTTGAAGAATATTTTGGTGAAGGTTTTATTTATGCCCACCAAAAAGAACAACTAGGAACTGGACATGCTGCATATGTGGGAATGCAAAAACTACCAAAAGAAATTGAGATTGTTTTAGTATTAAATGGAGATGACAGTGCTTTTTATAAAAAGGAAAGTTTGGTTAATTTCATTCAGTCGCATTTGGAAAATAATGCTACTATTTCTCTTTTAACCACAGAACTCGATCATCCAATAGGCTATGGAAGAGTAATTCGTAAAAATAATTCTTTCAAAATTATAGAAAAAGAATATTTAACAGAGGAACAGGAGAAAGTACAGGAAATTAGCACTGGAACTTTTGTGTTTGATAGGTTTTGGTATGAAGGTGTGTTTCCAAACATGCCAAAAATGCGCGCAATAAACGAATATGGTATACCAGCAGCTATAATGATGGCACGCGATGAAAATAAAAAAATTCAAGCTGTTTTGTTGGAAGATAGAAAAGAGTGGTACGGAGTAAACAAACCTCATGAATTGGAAGAGGCTAATAAAAGAAAGCAGATTAAGTAA